A portion of the Candidatus Saccharimonadales bacterium genome contains these proteins:
- a CDS encoding LssY C-terminal domain-containing protein — protein MKKTKRTSAIIATLAGIFALRTLKLAYQRSRFGHMIENVLGGSDQTVKLNQDLADSLPKTSLSFRGKPADPINLMILGSTSHIEGAFNRAGWQQAVPVSASNWFKAFWSGLLNQRYADGPMTPFYIATTPNDLQFQKESPSQGFRQRHHIRLWQTNMRLVGGTEIWLATASFDKSLRFYRGLGMPYHHIDPDLDAERDFITSELVAAGGKERARFAMTDKLDGRNVFHDKYFTDGKIVVVDVEQAAA, from the coding sequence ATGAAAAAGACAAAACGAACATCTGCAATTATTGCGACGTTGGCTGGCATCTTTGCCTTGCGAACCCTGAAGCTAGCCTACCAGCGCTCAAGGTTTGGCCACATGATCGAAAACGTCCTGGGTGGCTCCGATCAAACCGTCAAATTGAATCAAGACCTAGCTGATTCATTGCCCAAGACTAGTTTGAGTTTCCGCGGTAAGCCAGCCGATCCGATCAACCTAATGATTTTAGGTAGTACTAGCCACATCGAAGGTGCCTTTAATAGAGCCGGCTGGCAGCAGGCGGTACCGGTGAGTGCCTCCAACTGGTTCAAAGCATTTTGGTCCGGCTTGCTCAATCAACGCTATGCCGATGGCCCGATGACGCCATTTTATATTGCAACCACCCCGAATGATCTGCAGTTCCAAAAAGAATCGCCTAGCCAAGGTTTCCGTCAGCGTCATCACATTCGGCTCTGGCAAACTAACATGCGCTTGGTCGGCGGCACCGAAATTTGGTTGGCCACGGCCAGCTTTGATAAATCGCTGCGTTTTTACCGGGGCTTAGGCATGCCCTATCATCACATCGATCCAGACTTGGATGCCGAACGAGATTTTATCACTAGCGAGCTCGTGGCGGCTGGGGGCAAAGAGAGAGCTCGTTTTGCGATGACTGATAAATTGGATGGCCGTAACGTCTTCCACGACAAATACTTTACCGATGGCAAGATAGTCGTAGTTGATGTCGAGCAGGCTGCAGCGTGA
- a CDS encoding bifunctional 5,10-methylenetetrahydrofolate dehydrogenase/5,10-methenyltetrahydrofolate cyclohydrolase, whose protein sequence is MKLTTSDLDTYVKERHRRQIQSLAIKPILAVAMAGADAASASFVRAKEHYGDDIGVTLQIKSTQKPVELMKQIETWNQQKDISGIIIQLPLPSAFDTEAAIKLIAAAKDVDGLKADSPFDSPAAKGIMWLLGSLPISIKSAYVAVVGQGRLVGAPISTMLESSGAKVERLDDATKNLAAKTRACDIIISATGQPGLINRSMLKSGVIVIDAGTAEASGSITGDADPALYDDPDIQVTPVPGGVGPLTVAALFDNLLIASQL, encoded by the coding sequence GTGAAGCTGACCACCAGCGATCTAGATACCTACGTCAAAGAACGCCACCGGCGGCAAATCCAGTCTTTAGCAATTAAACCAATTTTGGCCGTAGCTATGGCCGGTGCAGATGCGGCTAGTGCCAGCTTTGTCCGGGCTAAAGAACACTATGGAGACGATATTGGTGTAACACTGCAAATCAAATCAACTCAAAAGCCGGTTGAATTAATGAAGCAAATTGAGACTTGGAACCAGCAAAAAGACATTTCTGGCATTATTATCCAATTACCCTTGCCCAGCGCCTTTGATACTGAAGCGGCCATTAAGTTAATCGCCGCCGCCAAAGACGTTGATGGGCTGAAGGCAGATAGCCCTTTTGATTCTCCTGCCGCCAAAGGGATTATGTGGTTGTTGGGCTCGTTGCCAATCTCGATCAAGTCTGCTTATGTCGCCGTGGTCGGTCAAGGCCGTTTGGTCGGTGCACCGATTAGTACCATGCTGGAGTCGAGCGGAGCCAAGGTTGAGCGCCTAGACGATGCTACTAAAAATCTAGCGGCCAAAACTAGAGCCTGCGATATTATTATCTCTGCCACCGGTCAGCCTGGATTAATAAATCGCTCGATGCTAAAAAGTGGCGTAATTGTTATTGATGCCGGTACGGCTGAGGCTAGCGGTAGCATCACTGGGGATGCCGACCCAGCCCTTTATGACGATCCGGATATCCAAGTTACCCCAGTACCTGGCGGGGTTGGACCGCTGACGGTGGCGGCTCTGTTTGATAATTTATTGATTGCCAGCCAGCTTTAA
- a CDS encoding transcriptional repressor translates to MDPSQKLQKLLLSRGLRLTQPRKLVLDFLVNAAEPVQIHQIVALSGNWADRASIYRTIKLFNHLGIIKTVHRPGGDWLELGEDFSPHHHHLVCSRCGYSQVIHSPNLEYQLAGVAEVAGFRPLEHHVEISGLCPDCLKLAGNQ, encoded by the coding sequence ATGGATCCTAGTCAAAAATTGCAAAAATTGTTACTTTCGCGGGGACTACGCCTGACCCAACCCCGCAAGTTGGTACTGGATTTTCTGGTTAATGCGGCTGAACCGGTCCAAATCCATCAAATTGTGGCTCTGAGTGGTAACTGGGCCGATCGAGCCAGTATTTATCGGACTATTAAGCTCTTTAACCACCTTGGTATCATCAAAACCGTCCATCGCCCGGGCGGTGACTGGCTAGAATTGGGCGAGGACTTTTCGCCCCATCATCATCATTTGGTTTGCAGCCGCTGTGGTTATAGCCAGGTTATTCATAGCCCAAACTTGGAATATCAACTGGCTGGCGTGGCTGAAGTGGCGGGCTTTCGGCCGCTGGAGCACCACGTTGAAATCAGCGGTCTCTGCCCAGATTGTTTAAAGCTGGCTGGCAATCAATAA